A region of Curvibacter sp. AEP1-3 DNA encodes the following proteins:
- a CDS encoding ATP-binding protein, whose translation MNGSSKNKRYLLWLAVGTGVLAVAMAILLALQITQKRAIERANDLGADSITALVFQFEREFLRFRQTLEANVIRPGAPDADNLTLRYDLFLSRLSLLRDNPTTDLITHRAEYKKAMPHVEEVVQQADRVMAATPLNKKDLADLLKEFNTVGVDVQALSLAATSEIAALLESQDKTMLEQNNQIIRLTLAQLVFLLMAAGALALRQRRQEQERQALEDLTHELREAHFRAEAANRGKSQFLANMSHELRTPFNGMLGMMSLLESTPLTTAQTDYIKTAKGSANHLLTLLNDILDVSALESGKMTLNPEPVQLPALLNEVNALMHPLAVEKQLKFSIVVQAELPVWVLADATRLKQILFNLVNNALKFTDHGGVTLTIVSRPRTDGNTGLAFLVEDTGIGMDDHVLSRLFQRFYQVDGGLARKFGGTGLGLEISQTLARMMGGAIEVESTLGKGSVFTLHLPFTTCPAPPAAAAPVNIQSFAKPAPVAAPTDASASEASAPATDAPPPLNALRVLVAEDHPVNRKFVGILLDKMGCKATFCENGQLAVEAAEREMFDLVLMDVHMPIMDGLTATRTIRGMAGPIAQVPIIVLTADVMNDAKEQALAAGVNDFVTKPVQIGQLQAAMQKCLAAANAAPSGAAAQA comes from the coding sequence TTGAACGGCTCCAGCAAAAACAAGCGCTATCTGCTTTGGCTCGCCGTGGGCACCGGCGTGCTGGCGGTGGCCATGGCCATTTTGCTGGCCTTGCAGATCACCCAGAAGCGGGCTATCGAGCGGGCCAACGACCTGGGGGCAGACTCCATCACGGCGCTGGTATTCCAGTTTGAGCGGGAGTTTTTGCGCTTCCGCCAGACGCTGGAGGCCAATGTCATCCGCCCTGGAGCCCCAGACGCTGACAACCTGACCTTGCGCTATGACCTGTTTTTGAGCCGCCTGAGCCTGCTGCGCGACAACCCGACCACAGACCTGATTACCCACCGGGCTGAGTACAAAAAGGCCATGCCCCATGTGGAGGAGGTGGTGCAACAGGCGGACCGCGTCATGGCGGCAACCCCCTTGAACAAAAAAGACCTTGCCGATTTACTCAAGGAATTCAATACGGTAGGAGTGGATGTACAAGCCCTGAGCTTGGCAGCCACCTCGGAGATTGCCGCCCTGCTGGAGAGCCAGGACAAGACCATGCTGGAGCAGAACAACCAGATCATCCGCCTCACGCTGGCGCAGCTGGTGTTTCTGTTGATGGCAGCGGGCGCTTTGGCATTGCGCCAACGCCGCCAGGAGCAAGAACGTCAGGCCCTGGAAGACCTGACCCACGAGCTGCGGGAGGCACACTTCCGCGCTGAAGCCGCCAACCGGGGCAAGAGCCAGTTCCTGGCCAACATGAGCCACGAGCTGCGCACCCCCTTCAACGGCATGCTGGGCATGATGAGCCTGTTGGAGAGCACGCCCCTCACCACCGCGCAAACCGACTACATCAAGACTGCCAAAGGCTCGGCCAACCACTTGCTGACGCTATTGAACGACATATTGGATGTGTCAGCCCTCGAGTCCGGCAAGATGACGCTGAACCCCGAGCCGGTGCAGCTGCCAGCCCTGTTGAACGAGGTAAACGCGCTGATGCACCCGCTGGCGGTGGAAAAGCAGCTGAAGTTCTCCATCGTGGTGCAAGCAGAGCTGCCGGTCTGGGTGCTGGCGGACGCCACCCGCCTGAAGCAGATTTTGTTCAACCTAGTAAACAACGCGCTGAAGTTCACCGACCACGGTGGCGTGACGCTGACCATCGTCTCCCGCCCCCGTACCGATGGCAACACCGGCTTGGCCTTTTTGGTGGAAGACACCGGCATCGGCATGGATGACCATGTGTTATCCCGCCTGTTCCAGCGCTTTTACCAGGTGGACGGTGGGCTGGCCCGCAAGTTTGGCGGCACTGGCCTAGGATTGGAGATTTCGCAAACCCTGGCCCGCATGATGGGCGGTGCGATTGAAGTGGAAAGCACGCTGGGCAAGGGCTCGGTGTTCACCCTGCATCTGCCCTTTACCACCTGCCCTGCCCCGCCTGCGGCCGCAGCGCCGGTGAACATTCAATCGTTCGCCAAGCCTGCGCCAGTGGCCGCGCCCACCGATGCGTCTGCAAGCGAGGCGAGCGCACCAGCGACCGATGCACCGCCGCCTTTGAACGCGCTGCGCGTGCTGGTGGCAGAAGACCACCCGGTGAACCGCAAGTTTGTGGGCATTTTGTTGGACAAGATGGGCTGCAAAGCCACCTTCTGCGAGAACGGTCAACTGGCGGTAGAAGCGGCCGAGCGCGAAATGTTTGACCTGGTGCTGATGGACGTGCACATGCCCATCATGGACGGGCTGACCGCGACCCGCACCATTCGCGGGATGGCGGGCCCGATTGCGCAGGTGCCCATCATCGTGCTGACGGCAGATGTCATGAATGACGCCAAAGAGCAGGCGCTGGCCGCCGGCGTGAACGACTTTGTGACCAAGCCGGTGCAAATCGGCCAGCTGCAAGCAGCAATGCAAAAGTGCCTGGCTGCTGCAAATGCAGCACCTTCAGGTGCGGCGGCGCAGGCCTAA
- a CDS encoding complex I NDUFA9 subunit family protein: protein MKNIFVLGGTGFVGRHVVQKLVKQGYTVTVVTRRAVNARELQTLPTVTVAELNVHEPVALQQALAGHDAVVNLVAILHGTEAAFQKVHVDLPAKLAHAAVAAGVPHVVHVSALGANPQQPDAAPSRYLRSKSRGELALSHPALAVSVLRPSVIFGAEDKFLNMFAKLQQAFPFMPLAGAHARFQPVWVEDVATAVVRLVQARAAAGATGVWEACGPQVYTLGALVHGAGVWAGIAEGRGRPVIPLPEWAGRLQAALMQLAPGEPLMSGDNLDSMKVDNVASGSEAGLIDLGIQAAALEPIAMDYLQRGLPGHGLLGLRRRT, encoded by the coding sequence ATGAAAAACATATTTGTTCTCGGTGGCACTGGCTTTGTCGGGCGCCACGTGGTCCAGAAACTGGTCAAGCAGGGCTACACCGTCACGGTAGTTACACGGCGCGCCGTCAACGCGCGTGAGCTGCAAACCCTGCCCACGGTCACGGTTGCCGAGCTCAATGTCCATGAGCCCGTGGCCTTGCAGCAGGCGCTGGCCGGGCACGACGCGGTGGTGAATCTGGTCGCCATCCTCCACGGCACCGAGGCCGCATTTCAAAAAGTGCATGTGGACCTGCCCGCCAAGCTGGCCCATGCTGCGGTGGCTGCCGGTGTGCCGCATGTAGTGCATGTCAGCGCGCTTGGTGCCAACCCCCAGCAGCCGGACGCAGCGCCGTCGCGCTACTTGCGCAGCAAATCCCGCGGTGAGCTGGCCCTGAGCCATCCGGCTCTGGCCGTTTCGGTGTTGCGCCCCAGCGTCATCTTCGGGGCGGAAGACAAGTTTTTGAACATGTTTGCCAAGCTGCAGCAAGCGTTCCCCTTCATGCCGCTCGCAGGTGCCCATGCGCGCTTTCAGCCAGTGTGGGTGGAAGACGTGGCCACCGCCGTAGTGCGCTTGGTGCAGGCACGTGCAGCGGCAGGGGCTACTGGTGTGTGGGAGGCTTGCGGTCCGCAGGTCTACACCCTGGGCGCGCTGGTGCACGGCGCAGGGGTATGGGCCGGCATTGCCGAAGGGCGTGGCCGCCCGGTGATTCCGCTGCCCGAGTGGGCAGGTCGATTGCAGGCCGCCTTGATGCAGCTCGCCCCCGGCGAGCCGCTCATGAGCGGCGATAACCTCGATTCGATGAAGGTGGACAACGTGGCCAGTGGCTCAGAGGCGGGGCTGATCGACTTGGGCATTCAAGCCGCAGCGCTGGAGCCCATTGCCATGGACTACCTGCAGCGCGGCCTGCCCGGCCACGGCTTGTTAGGCCTGCGCCGCCGCACCTGA
- the murB gene encoding UDP-N-acetylmuramate dehydrogenase — MVVEKNIPLQAFNTFRIVAKAHALARITHEQDVRDLLADPEWAATPKFVLGGGSNIVLTGDVKPLVLKVEVPGLKVVSETSKAVIVEAGAGENWHDFVTWTLDQNLPGMENMALIPGTVGASPVQNVGAYGVELQDRFDSLDAIDLQTGQVFTLNAAQCAFGYRDSVFKHASSGEMDMHQPLGLKDRALILRVRFALPKVWKPVLGYADIERKMAEHGVTEPTPRQIYDWVCEVRRAKLPDPAVIGNAGSFFKNPTVTAEQCEDIIARDPKVVHYRLDNGSVKLAAGWLIDSCGWKGKTVGQAGVYEKQALVLVNRGAGVDGNGATGGEVMTLAKAIQTSVYERFGILLEPEPVVI; from the coding sequence ATGGTAGTCGAGAAAAACATTCCCCTGCAGGCGTTTAACACGTTCCGTATCGTCGCCAAGGCCCATGCCCTGGCCCGAATCACCCACGAACAGGACGTCCGGGACCTGTTGGCCGACCCCGAATGGGCCGCCACGCCCAAGTTTGTGCTGGGCGGTGGCAGCAATATCGTGCTGACAGGCGACGTGAAGCCTTTGGTGCTCAAGGTCGAGGTGCCGGGCCTCAAAGTCGTGAGCGAAACCTCTAAAGCGGTGATTGTGGAAGCCGGCGCCGGCGAAAACTGGCACGACTTCGTGACCTGGACGCTGGACCAGAACCTGCCCGGCATGGAAAACATGGCCCTGATTCCCGGCACGGTGGGCGCCTCGCCAGTGCAAAACGTGGGCGCCTATGGCGTGGAGCTGCAAGACCGCTTTGACTCGCTGGACGCCATCGACCTGCAAACCGGCCAGGTCTTCACCCTGAATGCCGCGCAATGCGCCTTTGGTTACCGTGACTCGGTGTTCAAGCACGCGAGCAGCGGGGAAATGGACATGCACCAACCCTTGGGCCTGAAAGACCGCGCTTTGATTCTGCGTGTGCGCTTTGCCTTACCCAAGGTGTGGAAGCCGGTGCTGGGCTACGCAGATATCGAGCGCAAGATGGCCGAACATGGCGTGACCGAGCCCACCCCGCGCCAGATTTATGACTGGGTGTGCGAAGTGCGGCGCGCCAAGTTGCCGGACCCGGCCGTCATCGGCAATGCCGGCAGTTTTTTCAAAAACCCGACCGTCACCGCCGAGCAGTGCGAAGACATCATCGCCCGCGACCCCAAGGTCGTGCACTACCGGCTGGACAACGGCTCAGTCAAGCTGGCCGCTGGCTGGCTCATCGACTCCTGTGGCTGGAAAGGCAAAACCGTAGGCCAGGCCGGCGTTTATGAAAAGCAGGCGCTGGTGCTGGTGAACCGTGGTGCCGGGGTGGACGGCAACGGTGCCACCGGCGGCGAAGTGATGACCCTGGCCAAGGCCATACAGACTAGCGTGTACGAACGTTTCGGCATCCTGCTGGAACCCGAGCCGGTGGTCATCTAA
- a CDS encoding YajQ family cyclic di-GMP-binding protein yields the protein MPSFDTVCEADLVKVKNGVENTAKEIGTRFDFKGTSASIEIKDKEITMIGDADFQLEQIADVLRNKLTKQSVDVRFLEFGDLQKIGGDKVKKVVKVRNGIESELAKKIQRLVKDSKIKVQAAIQEEKVRVTGAKRDDLQATMALLRKEITDVPLDFNNFRD from the coding sequence ATGCCCTCATTTGATACCGTATGCGAAGCCGACTTGGTCAAGGTCAAGAACGGCGTAGAAAACACTGCCAAAGAAATCGGCACCCGCTTTGATTTCAAGGGCACCTCTGCCAGTATTGAAATCAAGGACAAGGAAATCACCATGATCGGTGATGCCGACTTCCAGTTAGAGCAGATTGCCGACGTACTGCGCAACAAGCTCACCAAGCAAAGCGTGGATGTGCGCTTCCTTGAGTTCGGCGATTTGCAAAAAATCGGCGGCGACAAGGTCAAAAAAGTGGTGAAGGTACGCAACGGCATTGAGTCCGAACTGGCCAAGAAAATCCAGCGCCTAGTCAAAGACAGCAAGATCAAGGTGCAAGCGGCCATCCAGGAAGAAAAAGTGCGTGTCACAGGCGCCAAGCGCGATGACCTGCAAGCCACCATGGCACTCTTGCGCAAAGAGATTACGGACGTCCCCCTGGATTTCAATAACTTCCGCGACTGA
- a CDS encoding retropepsin-like aspartic protease family protein — protein MRTAARFLFALLLAPTVWGQTVAINGTLGDKALLIVDGGFPKSVAIGATHQGVKVVSIQGDSVVVEVAGKRMSLRVGDAPASVGSNAGQQSSGSRVVLTAGPGGHFTSEGQINGRVVRFMVDTGATAVSLGVAEAERIGLKYQNGDRVQMSTANGVVQGWRMTLDNVRLGDVLVGGVDAVISPVSMPYVLLGNSFLSRFQMNRTNDQMVLERRF, from the coding sequence ATGCGCACCGCCGCCCGCTTTCTGTTCGCCCTGCTTCTGGCCCCCACTGTATGGGGCCAGACGGTAGCCATTAATGGAACGCTGGGCGACAAGGCGCTGCTGATTGTGGACGGCGGTTTCCCCAAAAGCGTGGCTATTGGTGCCACGCACCAGGGTGTGAAGGTAGTCTCCATTCAGGGTGACTCGGTGGTCGTCGAAGTTGCCGGCAAGCGGATGTCGCTGCGGGTGGGAGATGCGCCGGCCAGCGTGGGTAGCAATGCGGGACAACAGTCCAGCGGTTCCCGCGTCGTGTTGACTGCGGGCCCCGGAGGTCACTTCACCAGTGAAGGCCAGATCAATGGCCGTGTGGTCCGCTTTATGGTGGACACGGGAGCAACCGCTGTGTCTCTGGGCGTGGCGGAGGCAGAGCGCATAGGTTTGAAATACCAGAATGGCGATCGCGTGCAAATGAGTACGGCCAATGGTGTGGTGCAAGGCTGGCGCATGACGCTGGATAACGTTCGATTGGGTGATGTGCTGGTAGGTGGAGTGGACGCCGTGATTTCACCGGTCTCCATGCCCTATGTTTTGTTGGGCAACAGTTTCCTGAGCCGCTTCCAAATGAACCGTACCAACGACCAGATGGTGCTGGAACGACGCTTTTAA
- a CDS encoding HD-GYP domain-containing protein has protein sequence MDVQDENAYEDLLGQWSDLESGLGVILGSPGTTQQFAHRVLQYDRWMQGLLQRDPDVGLYLLFQLASNSPVGYSASHALVCAVLCHLVAGELRLPLKERNSLVHAALTMNVAMTALQDQLATQTERPNQVQQDAIRAHPIKGAMMLANLGVADDDWLDIVSSHHDDAVDRDTPENANGTLRLTRILKVVDRYAAMISPRASRTGRSAIESARSVMARATAGVDEIGQALVRAVGLCPPGTYVRLDNDELAVVVRRSIKANQPFVVIIGKANGEFHNNPRLHATGDTPPRIRSALPSVAVRTPLNHFFLLQLGSQALSMA, from the coding sequence ATGGACGTGCAGGACGAGAACGCTTACGAAGATTTGCTAGGCCAGTGGTCGGACCTGGAGTCTGGCCTTGGCGTGATTCTGGGCAGCCCCGGCACCACTCAGCAGTTTGCGCACCGCGTGCTGCAATACGACCGGTGGATGCAAGGCCTGTTGCAACGGGACCCAGATGTGGGCCTCTACCTCTTGTTCCAGCTGGCAAGCAATTCGCCCGTGGGCTACAGCGCATCTCACGCGCTGGTATGCGCAGTGCTGTGCCACCTGGTAGCTGGTGAACTGCGGTTGCCGCTCAAAGAGCGCAACAGCCTGGTGCATGCTGCGCTCACGATGAACGTGGCCATGACTGCACTGCAAGACCAGTTGGCGACTCAAACGGAGCGCCCCAACCAAGTTCAGCAGGATGCCATTCGTGCCCATCCCATCAAAGGCGCCATGATGCTGGCCAATTTGGGTGTTGCAGATGATGACTGGCTGGACATTGTCTCCAGCCATCACGACGATGCCGTAGACCGCGACACCCCGGAGAACGCCAACGGCACACTGCGCCTGACGCGTATCTTGAAAGTGGTGGACCGGTATGCGGCGATGATCTCCCCACGGGCCTCCCGTACCGGCCGCAGCGCCATTGAATCAGCCCGTTCGGTGATGGCACGTGCCACTGCAGGGGTTGACGAAATCGGCCAGGCGCTTGTGCGTGCTGTGGGCTTGTGCCCGCCCGGAACCTATGTACGGCTGGACAACGACGAGCTGGCAGTGGTCGTCCGGCGCAGCATCAAGGCCAATCAGCCTTTTGTGGTGATCATCGGCAAGGCAAACGGCGAGTTTCACAACAACCCTCGCCTGCATGCCACGGGTGACACTCCACCGCGCATCCGTTCTGCCCTGCCTTCGGTGGCGGTGCGCACGCCGCTCAACCACTTCTTTCTGCTGCAGCTGGGTAGCCAAGCCCTGAGCATGGCCTGA
- the plsY gene encoding glycerol-3-phosphate 1-O-acyltransferase PlsY, which produces MNPVLYPLLATVASYLIGSLSFAVIVSRVMGLNDPRTYGSKNPGATNVLRSGSKAAAVVTLLLDAVKGWLPVAAIQWWGQPYGLGEGTMALAGFAAFIGHLYPVFFRFVGGKGVATALGVLVATSGWLALATGLTWLIVAYAFRYSSLASLVAALFAPAYYAFGDGVAWVTDRNLLLSTAVMSIFLIWRHSENISRLVKGTESKLGKKKEAAK; this is translated from the coding sequence TTGAATCCTGTTTTGTACCCTTTGTTGGCCACGGTAGCCTCTTACCTGATCGGCTCTTTGTCGTTTGCCGTCATCGTCAGCCGTGTGATGGGGCTGAACGACCCGCGCACCTACGGCAGCAAAAACCCCGGCGCCACCAATGTGCTGCGCTCCGGCTCCAAGGCAGCTGCAGTTGTTACGCTGCTGCTCGATGCTGTCAAAGGCTGGTTGCCGGTGGCTGCCATTCAGTGGTGGGGCCAACCTTATGGCCTAGGCGAGGGCACCATGGCCCTGGCAGGTTTTGCGGCCTTCATCGGCCATTTGTATCCGGTGTTCTTCAGGTTTGTAGGTGGCAAAGGTGTGGCGACTGCACTGGGTGTGTTGGTCGCCACCAGCGGCTGGCTGGCGCTGGCGACAGGCCTCACTTGGCTCATCGTGGCCTATGCTTTTCGCTATTCGTCTTTGGCGTCTTTGGTGGCGGCTTTGTTTGCGCCTGCGTATTACGCCTTCGGCGATGGCGTGGCGTGGGTAACGGACCGCAACCTATTGCTCTCCACTGCAGTGATGTCCATCTTTCTGATTTGGCGCCACTCGGAAAACATCTCCCGCCTGGTCAAAGGCACAGAGTCCAAACTGGGCAAGAAGAAAGAAGCGGCCAAGTAA
- a CDS encoding aminoacyl-tRNA deacylase, whose protein sequence is MAKKDHVSETPATQLLKANKVAFTEHPYEYLEHGGAQHSAAVLGFDPFTVVKTLIMQDQDAKPLVVLMHGNRKVSTKNLARQIGVKSVEPCAPEVANKHSGYFVGGTSPFGTRKTMPVFIESTILELPRICINGGRRGYLVGIDPQVCVQLLGAKPVQCALEE, encoded by the coding sequence ATGGCCAAAAAAGACCACGTCTCTGAAACCCCTGCCACCCAGCTGCTCAAAGCGAACAAGGTGGCGTTCACCGAGCACCCCTACGAATATCTGGAGCATGGCGGCGCTCAGCACAGCGCGGCGGTGCTGGGGTTTGACCCGTTTACGGTCGTCAAAACCCTGATCATGCAAGACCAGGACGCCAAGCCCCTGGTGGTGCTGATGCACGGCAACCGCAAGGTGTCTACCAAAAATCTGGCGCGGCAGATTGGCGTCAAATCGGTCGAGCCCTGTGCCCCGGAAGTTGCCAACAAGCACAGCGGCTACTTCGTCGGCGGCACCTCCCCTTTCGGCACCCGCAAAACCATGCCGGTGTTTATTGAGTCCACCATTCTGGAGTTGCCCCGCATCTGCATCAACGGTGGCCGGCGTGGTTATCTGGTAGGCATTGACCCCCAAGTCTGCGTGCAACTGCTGGGCGCCAAGCCTGTACAGTGCGCGCTGGAAGAGTGA
- a CDS encoding aldo/keto reductase, producing the protein MNLVPLGQSDLRVTPICLGTMTFGEQVDEPTSHAILSRSLERGVNFIDTAEMYSVPPRAETFNLTEKIIGNWLKANPGAREKLVIATKVAGPSRGMPWVRNGSSNLTAEDIVAACDGSLQRMNIDVIDLYQIHWPVRHVPMFGGMYYNPANENVGGSAIEEQLRAMDTLVKAGKVRAIGLSNETSYGVHEFVRLAEQHGLPRIATVQNNYGLLARTAENGLDETMHRLGVSLLPYSPLAFGLLTGKYDNEGLLGENVSPDVRLRKFESTRKQRWGRPDALKAARKYNALAREYGFTPSQMALAFCYTKWQVASTIIGVRTLEQLDENIDAWGTVLPEELLKKIDEVRWEIRDPAV; encoded by the coding sequence ATGAATCTTGTACCCCTTGGTCAAAGCGATCTGCGCGTAACGCCCATCTGCCTGGGCACCATGACCTTCGGTGAGCAGGTCGATGAACCCACCTCCCACGCCATCCTGAGCCGCTCGCTGGAGCGGGGCGTGAACTTCATCGATACGGCAGAGATGTACTCGGTGCCTCCGCGCGCGGAGACCTTTAACCTGACCGAAAAAATCATCGGCAATTGGCTCAAGGCCAACCCCGGTGCCCGCGAAAAGCTGGTGATCGCCACCAAAGTAGCCGGCCCCTCGCGCGGCATGCCCTGGGTGCGCAATGGCAGCAGCAACCTGACAGCAGAAGACATCGTGGCAGCTTGCGATGGCAGCCTGCAGCGCATGAATATCGACGTCATCGATCTGTATCAGATCCATTGGCCGGTGCGCCATGTGCCCATGTTCGGCGGCATGTACTACAACCCCGCCAACGAAAATGTGGGCGGTAGCGCCATCGAAGAGCAGTTGCGCGCCATGGATACTTTGGTCAAGGCCGGCAAGGTGCGCGCTATCGGTCTGTCGAACGAAACTTCGTATGGGGTGCATGAGTTTGTGCGCCTGGCAGAGCAGCATGGCCTGCCCCGCATTGCCACCGTGCAGAACAACTATGGCCTGCTCGCCCGCACGGCTGAGAACGGTCTGGACGAAACCATGCACCGTCTGGGCGTGTCTCTGTTGCCTTACTCGCCCTTGGCGTTTGGCCTGTTGACCGGCAAATACGACAACGAAGGCCTGCTGGGCGAGAACGTGTCGCCCGATGTGCGCCTGCGCAAGTTCGAGTCCACCCGCAAGCAGCGCTGGGGTCGCCCTGATGCCCTGAAAGCCGCGCGCAAATACAACGCCTTGGCCCGCGAATACGGCTTCACACCCAGCCAGATGGCCTTGGCCTTCTGCTACACCAAGTGGCAAGTAGCCAGCACCATCATCGGTGTGCGCACCCTGGAGCAACTCGATGAAAACATCGACGCTTGGGGCACGGTGCTACCTGAAGAGCTGCTCAAAAAGATCGACGAAGTCCGCTGGGAAATCCGCGATCCGGCGGTGTAA
- a CDS encoding methyl-accepting chemotaxis protein has translation MNLSNLKIGTKLMLGFASVLALTTLLGVMALLQLSNLSVKTERIATNNLPSVQYTSDLNNMLGAIRRAEALHLLTSDPNVKKEQEKRIAESRKSVEAVVARAGAVLDSEDEAKALANFQKHFADWAAADAKMLELSSVNNATMAEEMFREQVGKAFEAAMKELDIVSAYNAKDGETVWSETQAVVKTGKITVIGALVTALVIGAALAILISRAITKPVEDAVKAAQEMSTGDMTRALVANGRDEIAVLLQSLESMRQSLAKVVQTVRQGSESVESASSEIAQGNNDLSARTEQQASSLEETAASMEELSAQVKHNAENALQANQLASSASTVAARGGDVVGRVVDTMKEINDSSRKISDIIAVIDGIAFQTNILALNAAVEAARAGEQGRGFAVVASEVRALAGRSAEAAKEIKSLINASVERVEQGSALVNEAGATMTEVVTSIRRVTDMMGEISSASNEQSLGVTQVGEAVAHMDRATQQNAALVEQIAAAASSLKSQSAELVSTVSIFKLDGAQSTRKVQVRAPESAKQPFAGEERRALPAKTAPKPTPTASPKAAQALPRPAAPAPAKAVTAKAGGDDDWETF, from the coding sequence ATGAATCTCTCAAATCTAAAGATCGGCACCAAGCTCATGCTAGGTTTTGCCAGTGTGCTGGCTCTGACCACCTTGCTGGGGGTTATGGCATTGCTCCAGCTATCCAACCTCTCGGTCAAAACGGAGCGGATTGCGACCAACAATCTGCCCAGCGTCCAGTACACGTCTGACTTGAACAACATGCTTGGCGCCATCCGGCGTGCAGAGGCGCTCCATTTGTTGACATCCGACCCAAACGTGAAGAAAGAGCAGGAAAAACGCATCGCAGAGTCCCGCAAATCGGTGGAAGCAGTCGTTGCGCGCGCCGGTGCTGTACTGGACTCTGAGGACGAGGCCAAAGCACTCGCTAACTTTCAAAAGCATTTCGCCGACTGGGCTGCGGCAGACGCCAAGATGCTGGAGCTGTCCAGTGTCAACAACGCCACTATGGCCGAAGAGATGTTCCGGGAACAGGTGGGCAAAGCATTTGAGGCGGCCATGAAGGAACTGGACATCGTCTCGGCCTACAACGCCAAGGATGGTGAGACCGTTTGGAGCGAGACCCAGGCAGTAGTTAAAACCGGCAAGATCACAGTGATCGGTGCATTGGTAACTGCTCTGGTCATTGGTGCTGCCCTCGCCATCCTGATCTCCCGTGCAATCACCAAACCTGTTGAAGACGCAGTGAAGGCAGCTCAGGAAATGTCCACCGGGGACATGACACGCGCACTCGTCGCTAATGGACGGGATGAAATAGCAGTGCTGCTGCAGTCCTTGGAGTCCATGCGCCAGAGCCTCGCCAAAGTGGTGCAAACCGTGCGGCAAGGTTCCGAAAGTGTGGAGTCTGCCAGCTCAGAGATTGCCCAGGGAAACAATGACCTGAGTGCGCGTACTGAGCAGCAAGCGAGCTCCTTGGAAGAGACTGCTGCGTCCATGGAGGAGCTGAGCGCACAGGTCAAGCACAACGCAGAAAACGCACTCCAGGCGAATCAGCTGGCGTCCAGCGCCTCCACGGTGGCCGCACGCGGCGGCGATGTGGTGGGTCGGGTGGTGGACACCATGAAAGAGATCAATGACTCCTCACGCAAGATCTCGGACATCATTGCCGTGATTGACGGCATTGCCTTTCAGACCAATATCCTGGCCCTGAACGCCGCCGTCGAGGCTGCTCGTGCGGGGGAGCAAGGCCGTGGATTCGCGGTGGTAGCTTCCGAAGTACGCGCATTGGCTGGCCGCAGCGCTGAGGCGGCTAAGGAAATCAAGTCCCTCATCAACGCCAGTGTGGAGCGGGTGGAACAAGGCTCCGCCCTTGTCAATGAGGCGGGAGCCACCATGACCGAGGTGGTCACCTCCATCCGACGTGTGACCGACATGATGGGCGAGATCAGCTCCGCCAGCAACGAGCAGTCTCTGGGCGTGACACAGGTGGGCGAGGCGGTTGCGCATATGGACCGTGCCACCCAGCAGAACGCTGCCTTGGTGGAACAAATTGCCGCCGCCGCGAGCAGCCTGAAGTCGCAATCGGCCGAGTTGGTGAGCACGGTTTCCATTTTCAAGCTCGACGGCGCGCAGAGCACGCGCAAGGTACAGGTACGTGCTCCGGAGTCGGCCAAGCAGCCATTTGCGGGTGAAGAGCGCCGCGCACTTCCTGCGAAAACTGCGCCAAAACCAACGCCTACCGCAAGCCCCAAAGCAGCGCAAGCCTTGCCCAGGCCCGCTGCGCCCGCCCCAGCCAAGGCAGTGACCGCCAAGGCTGGAGGGGATGACGACTGGGAAACCTTCTAA